Proteins encoded in a region of the Labrus mixtus chromosome 19, fLabMix1.1, whole genome shotgun sequence genome:
- the LOC132993990 gene encoding polypyrimidine tract-binding protein 2-like isoform X3, which translates to MDGISDVAVGVKRGSDELNGASNGSDSKKLRVEEAPPSRVLHIRKLPNEASETEVIALGLPFGKVTNILTLKGKNQAFLEMGTEEAAITMVNYYTTVTPHVRNVPVFIQYSNHKELKTDSGNQRTQAVLQAVSAVQSGGSPSSDVQEALAAASSPVLRIIIDNMFYPVTLDVLQQIFSKFGTVMKIITFTKNNQFQALLQFSDPVNAQQAKLALDGQNIYNSCCTLRIDFSKLVNLNVKYNNDKSRDYTRPELPAGDGQPSIDSSVAAAFSKDSNSLLGKIPGALNPLSAAAAAAAAAGRVALGGHTGSGGVLLVSNLNEEMVTPQSLFTLFGVYGDVQRVKILYNKKDSALIQMSDANQAQLAMSHLNGQKMYGKIIRVTLSKHQTVALPRDGLDDQGLTKDFANSPLHRFKKPGSKNFQNIFPPSATLHLSNVPQDVTEEDLRLLFSNAGGTVKAFKFFQDRKMALIQMSTVEEAIQALIDLHNYNMGGNQHLRVSFSKSTI; encoded by the exons ATGGACGG cATCAGTGATGTTGCAGTTGGCGTGAAG agaggATCAGACGAGCTGA aTGGGGCTTCCAATGGCAGTGACAGCAAAAAGCTGAGGGTGGAGGAGGCTCCACCATCCCGTGTGCTCCACATCAGAAAACTGCCCAACGAGGCCTCAGAGACGGAAGTCATCGCCCTCGGTTTGCCGTTTGGCAAAGTCACCAATATTCTCACACTGAAGGGGAAGAACCAG GCGTTCTTGGAGATGGGTACAGAAGAGGCGGCCATCACTATGGTTAACTACTACACAACTGTAACTCCTCATGTCCGCAATGTCCCTGTTTTTATTCAGTACTCAAACCACAAGGAGCTGAAAACTGATTCTGGCAATCAG CGGACCCAGGCGGTGCTTCAGGCAGTGTCGGCAGTCCAATCTGGAGGGTCACCAAGCTCAGATGTGCAGGAGGCTCTTGCTGCAGCCTCCAGTCCTGTCCTGCGAATCATCATTGACAACATGTTCTACCCAGTGACGCTGGATGTACTGCAACAG ATTTTCTCTAAATTTGGCACAGTCATGAAGATAATCACATTCACAAAGAACAATCAGTTCCAGGCGCTTCTGCAATTTAGTGATCCTGTTAATGCACAGCAGGCCAAACTG GCACTCGATGGTCAGAACATCTACAATTCCTGTTGCACACTGCGTATTGACTTCTCCAAGCTGGTCAACCTAAATGTCAAGTACAACAACGATAAGAGTCGTGACTACACGCGACCTGAACTGCCTGCTGGTGACGGCCAGCCAAGCATCGACTCATCAGTGGCTGCTGCCTTCAGCAAAGACTCAAACTCCCTCCTCGGTAAGATCCCAG GTGCCCTGAACCCCCTcagtgctgcagcagcagctgctgctgctgcagggagggTGGCCTTAGGTGGACATACGGGGTCCGGTGGTGTTCTGTTGGTCAGCAACCTCAATGAGGAG ATGGTTACGCCccaaagtctgtttaccctcttcG GAGTTTATGGCGATGTCCAGAGGGTGAAAATTCTGTACAATAAGAAAGACAGCGCTCTCATTCAGATGTCAGACGCCAACCAGGCCCAGCTAG CAATGAGCCACTTGAATGGCCAAAAGATGTACGGGAAGATCATTCGGGTCACGCTGTCCAAGCACCAGACAGTGGCGCTGCCTCGTGACGGCCTGGACGATCAGGGCCTGACCAAGGACTTTGCAAACTCCCCACTGCATCGCTTCAAGAAACCTGGCTCCAAGAACTTCCAGAACATCTTTCCGCCATCTGCCACGCTCCACCTCTCCAACGTCCC ACAAGATGTGACGGAAGAAGATCTGCGGCTGCTCTTCTCCAATGCTGGAGGCACTGTGAAAGCATTCAAGTTTTTCCA GGATCGTAAAATGGCTCTGATCCAGATGTCAACAGTGGAGGAGGCCATCCAGGCTTTAATAGACCTTCACAACTACAACATGGGAGGCAACCAGCACCTGAGAGTCTCCTTCTCCAAGtccaccatttaa
- the LOC132993990 gene encoding polypyrimidine tract-binding protein 2-like isoform X2, translated as MDGISDVAVGVKRGSDELSMYNSPNSGMSSISDGASNGSDSKKLRVEEAPPSRVLHIRKLPNEASETEVIALGLPFGKVTNILTLKGKNQAFLEMGTEEAAITMVNYYTTVTPHVRNVPVFIQYSNHKELKTDSGNQRTQAVLQAVSAVQSGGSPSSDVQEALAAASSPVLRIIIDNMFYPVTLDVLQQIFSKFGTVMKIITFTKNNQFQALLQFSDPVNAQQAKLALDGQNIYNSCCTLRIDFSKLVNLNVKYNNDKSRDYTRPELPAGDGQPSIDSSVAAAFSKDSNSLLGALNPLSAAAAAAAAAGRVALGGHTGSGGVLLVSNLNEEMVTPQSLFTLFGVYGDVQRVKILYNKKDSALIQMSDANQAQLAMSHLNGQKMYGKIIRVTLSKHQTVALPRDGLDDQGLTKDFANSPLHRFKKPGSKNFQNIFPPSATLHLSNVPQDVTEEDLRLLFSNAGGTVKAFKFFQDRKMALIQMSTVEEAIQALIDLHNYNMGGNQHLRVSFSKSTI; from the exons ATGGACGG cATCAGTGATGTTGCAGTTGGCGTGAAG agaggATCAGACGAGCTGAGTATGTACAACAGTCCCAACTCTGGCATGAGCAGTATCAGTG aTGGGGCTTCCAATGGCAGTGACAGCAAAAAGCTGAGGGTGGAGGAGGCTCCACCATCCCGTGTGCTCCACATCAGAAAACTGCCCAACGAGGCCTCAGAGACGGAAGTCATCGCCCTCGGTTTGCCGTTTGGCAAAGTCACCAATATTCTCACACTGAAGGGGAAGAACCAG GCGTTCTTGGAGATGGGTACAGAAGAGGCGGCCATCACTATGGTTAACTACTACACAACTGTAACTCCTCATGTCCGCAATGTCCCTGTTTTTATTCAGTACTCAAACCACAAGGAGCTGAAAACTGATTCTGGCAATCAG CGGACCCAGGCGGTGCTTCAGGCAGTGTCGGCAGTCCAATCTGGAGGGTCACCAAGCTCAGATGTGCAGGAGGCTCTTGCTGCAGCCTCCAGTCCTGTCCTGCGAATCATCATTGACAACATGTTCTACCCAGTGACGCTGGATGTACTGCAACAG ATTTTCTCTAAATTTGGCACAGTCATGAAGATAATCACATTCACAAAGAACAATCAGTTCCAGGCGCTTCTGCAATTTAGTGATCCTGTTAATGCACAGCAGGCCAAACTG GCACTCGATGGTCAGAACATCTACAATTCCTGTTGCACACTGCGTATTGACTTCTCCAAGCTGGTCAACCTAAATGTCAAGTACAACAACGATAAGAGTCGTGACTACACGCGACCTGAACTGCCTGCTGGTGACGGCCAGCCAAGCATCGACTCATCAGTGGCTGCTGCCTTCAGCAAAGACTCAAACTCCCTCCTCG GTGCCCTGAACCCCCTcagtgctgcagcagcagctgctgctgctgcagggagggTGGCCTTAGGTGGACATACGGGGTCCGGTGGTGTTCTGTTGGTCAGCAACCTCAATGAGGAG ATGGTTACGCCccaaagtctgtttaccctcttcG GAGTTTATGGCGATGTCCAGAGGGTGAAAATTCTGTACAATAAGAAAGACAGCGCTCTCATTCAGATGTCAGACGCCAACCAGGCCCAGCTAG CAATGAGCCACTTGAATGGCCAAAAGATGTACGGGAAGATCATTCGGGTCACGCTGTCCAAGCACCAGACAGTGGCGCTGCCTCGTGACGGCCTGGACGATCAGGGCCTGACCAAGGACTTTGCAAACTCCCCACTGCATCGCTTCAAGAAACCTGGCTCCAAGAACTTCCAGAACATCTTTCCGCCATCTGCCACGCTCCACCTCTCCAACGTCCC ACAAGATGTGACGGAAGAAGATCTGCGGCTGCTCTTCTCCAATGCTGGAGGCACTGTGAAAGCATTCAAGTTTTTCCA GGATCGTAAAATGGCTCTGATCCAGATGTCAACAGTGGAGGAGGCCATCCAGGCTTTAATAGACCTTCACAACTACAACATGGGAGGCAACCAGCACCTGAGAGTCTCCTTCTCCAAGtccaccatttaa
- the LOC132993990 gene encoding polypyrimidine tract-binding protein 2-like isoform X1 has product MDGISDVAVGVKRGSDELSMYNSPNSGMSSISDGASNGSDSKKLRVEEAPPSRVLHIRKLPNEASETEVIALGLPFGKVTNILTLKGKNQAFLEMGTEEAAITMVNYYTTVTPHVRNVPVFIQYSNHKELKTDSGNQRTQAVLQAVSAVQSGGSPSSDVQEALAAASSPVLRIIIDNMFYPVTLDVLQQIFSKFGTVMKIITFTKNNQFQALLQFSDPVNAQQAKLALDGQNIYNSCCTLRIDFSKLVNLNVKYNNDKSRDYTRPELPAGDGQPSIDSSVAAAFSKDSNSLLGKIPGALNPLSAAAAAAAAAGRVALGGHTGSGGVLLVSNLNEEMVTPQSLFTLFGVYGDVQRVKILYNKKDSALIQMSDANQAQLAMSHLNGQKMYGKIIRVTLSKHQTVALPRDGLDDQGLTKDFANSPLHRFKKPGSKNFQNIFPPSATLHLSNVPQDVTEEDLRLLFSNAGGTVKAFKFFQDRKMALIQMSTVEEAIQALIDLHNYNMGGNQHLRVSFSKSTI; this is encoded by the exons ATGGACGG cATCAGTGATGTTGCAGTTGGCGTGAAG agaggATCAGACGAGCTGAGTATGTACAACAGTCCCAACTCTGGCATGAGCAGTATCAGTG aTGGGGCTTCCAATGGCAGTGACAGCAAAAAGCTGAGGGTGGAGGAGGCTCCACCATCCCGTGTGCTCCACATCAGAAAACTGCCCAACGAGGCCTCAGAGACGGAAGTCATCGCCCTCGGTTTGCCGTTTGGCAAAGTCACCAATATTCTCACACTGAAGGGGAAGAACCAG GCGTTCTTGGAGATGGGTACAGAAGAGGCGGCCATCACTATGGTTAACTACTACACAACTGTAACTCCTCATGTCCGCAATGTCCCTGTTTTTATTCAGTACTCAAACCACAAGGAGCTGAAAACTGATTCTGGCAATCAG CGGACCCAGGCGGTGCTTCAGGCAGTGTCGGCAGTCCAATCTGGAGGGTCACCAAGCTCAGATGTGCAGGAGGCTCTTGCTGCAGCCTCCAGTCCTGTCCTGCGAATCATCATTGACAACATGTTCTACCCAGTGACGCTGGATGTACTGCAACAG ATTTTCTCTAAATTTGGCACAGTCATGAAGATAATCACATTCACAAAGAACAATCAGTTCCAGGCGCTTCTGCAATTTAGTGATCCTGTTAATGCACAGCAGGCCAAACTG GCACTCGATGGTCAGAACATCTACAATTCCTGTTGCACACTGCGTATTGACTTCTCCAAGCTGGTCAACCTAAATGTCAAGTACAACAACGATAAGAGTCGTGACTACACGCGACCTGAACTGCCTGCTGGTGACGGCCAGCCAAGCATCGACTCATCAGTGGCTGCTGCCTTCAGCAAAGACTCAAACTCCCTCCTCGGTAAGATCCCAG GTGCCCTGAACCCCCTcagtgctgcagcagcagctgctgctgctgcagggagggTGGCCTTAGGTGGACATACGGGGTCCGGTGGTGTTCTGTTGGTCAGCAACCTCAATGAGGAG ATGGTTACGCCccaaagtctgtttaccctcttcG GAGTTTATGGCGATGTCCAGAGGGTGAAAATTCTGTACAATAAGAAAGACAGCGCTCTCATTCAGATGTCAGACGCCAACCAGGCCCAGCTAG CAATGAGCCACTTGAATGGCCAAAAGATGTACGGGAAGATCATTCGGGTCACGCTGTCCAAGCACCAGACAGTGGCGCTGCCTCGTGACGGCCTGGACGATCAGGGCCTGACCAAGGACTTTGCAAACTCCCCACTGCATCGCTTCAAGAAACCTGGCTCCAAGAACTTCCAGAACATCTTTCCGCCATCTGCCACGCTCCACCTCTCCAACGTCCC ACAAGATGTGACGGAAGAAGATCTGCGGCTGCTCTTCTCCAATGCTGGAGGCACTGTGAAAGCATTCAAGTTTTTCCA GGATCGTAAAATGGCTCTGATCCAGATGTCAACAGTGGAGGAGGCCATCCAGGCTTTAATAGACCTTCACAACTACAACATGGGAGGCAACCAGCACCTGAGAGTCTCCTTCTCCAAGtccaccatttaa